Proteins from a genomic interval of Sphingomonas sp. Y38-1Y:
- a CDS encoding alginate export family protein: MKHLLAAAAGLLAAAPLCAQDIKPAIEARLRYEHVDQDGLPRPADAVTLRVRPSLTAEHGRWSALVEGEAVVALVDRYNDGLNSRGGYPTIVDPENLELNRAQLRYAAPGTAATLGRQRVALADERFVGTAPWRQSEQTFDAARVQLGKEAGLRLDLSYARAVWTVYGRNGEGARPTSIGGDNLFALASIGGPRMTLSGFAYLVDQNAAPVQGFRLSSQTYGARVAGKLPVGADLSLSYAATLARQSDHHRNPNDYAATYWLAEATLTRGGWSLGGGREVLGADDGTPLTSVQAPLSSAFKFNGWAGKFTTTPPDGLRDLYATLGHGWKAAGPFDAIALSAAWHRFDSDRLVRPYGEELDLLATVKRGRTLVSARWAHYRADGFATDTDKLWLQVDWSRLSCDRNRVRRVNHKAGSPCQSGRMALTLRHWLILALIPVGLYLALFDPVTLDPTRVGWLIRGTDNGENALGLHAFLNDPAGG, encoded by the coding sequence ATGAAGCACCTACTTGCCGCAGCCGCCGGGCTGCTGGCTGCCGCCCCCCTGTGCGCGCAGGACATCAAGCCCGCAATCGAAGCGCGCCTTCGCTACGAGCATGTCGATCAGGATGGTCTGCCCCGCCCCGCCGATGCGGTGACGCTCCGCGTTCGCCCCAGCCTGACGGCGGAGCACGGCCGCTGGTCGGCGCTGGTGGAGGGTGAAGCGGTGGTGGCGCTGGTCGACCGCTACAATGACGGGCTGAACAGTCGCGGCGGCTACCCGACCATCGTCGATCCCGAGAATTTGGAGCTTAACCGCGCGCAGCTCCGCTATGCCGCGCCCGGGACCGCGGCGACGCTGGGCCGTCAGCGCGTCGCGCTCGCCGACGAGCGGTTCGTGGGCACCGCACCGTGGCGCCAGAGCGAGCAGACCTTCGACGCCGCGCGCGTGCAGCTCGGCAAGGAGGCGGGCCTGCGTCTCGACCTCAGCTACGCGCGGGCGGTGTGGACCGTCTATGGGCGGAACGGCGAAGGCGCCCGCCCAACCAGCATCGGCGGCGACAATCTGTTCGCGCTCGCCAGCATCGGCGGGCCGCGCATGACGCTGTCGGGCTTTGCCTATCTCGTCGATCAGAACGCGGCGCCGGTGCAGGGCTTCCGCCTGTCGAGCCAGACCTATGGCGCGCGGGTGGCGGGCAAGCTGCCGGTCGGCGCGGACCTCTCGCTCAGCTACGCCGCAACACTCGCGCGGCAGAGCGATCATCATCGCAACCCGAACGACTATGCCGCGACCTATTGGCTTGCAGAAGCGACGCTGACGCGCGGCGGCTGGTCACTGGGCGGCGGGCGAGAGGTGCTGGGCGCCGACGATGGCACGCCGCTGACGAGCGTCCAAGCGCCGCTTTCATCCGCATTCAAGTTCAACGGCTGGGCCGGCAAGTTCACGACCACGCCGCCCGATGGCCTGCGCGACCTGTACGCGACGCTCGGCCATGGCTGGAAGGCGGCAGGCCCGTTCGATGCGATCGCCCTGTCGGCGGCATGGCACCGCTTCGACAGTGACCGGCTGGTGCGCCCTTATGGCGAGGAACTCGACCTGCTCGCGACGGTGAAGCGCGGGCGCACGCTGGTTTCGGCGCGCTGGGCGCACTACCGTGCCGACGGATTCGCGACGGACACCGACAAGCTGTGGTTGCAGGTGGACTGGAGCCGCTTAAGCTGCGACCGAAATCGGGTACGCCGCGTTAACCACAAAGCAGGCTCGCCATGCCAAAGCGGCCGGATGGCCCTCACTTTGCGCCATTGGCTGATCCTCGCGCTGATCCCGGTCGGCCTGTACCTTGCGCTGTTCGATCCCGTAACGCTCGACCCGACGCGCGTGGGCTGGCTGATCCGCGGCACCGACAATGGCGAGAATGCGCTGGGGCTGCACGCCTTTCTCAACGATCCTGCCGGCGGGTGA